Proteins found in one Terribacillus sp. DMT04 genomic segment:
- a CDS encoding carbamoyl phosphate synthase small subunit produces the protein MEETKGYLMLSTGDVLEGVWLGKTTESDGELVFNTAMTGYQEVMTDPSYAGQIVTMTYPLIGNYGFNAQDKESHSPSIHGLIISTPCETPSHYQATQTLQDIANTHNFPILAQVDTRKLTKIIRKHGDVYGKMTQTPGNIPAQAKVSEKIVESVSVKDAQFYPANDSQTAHVAIIDYGYKHSIREMLLQNGCSVTVFPFDVKLETLQEASIDGVLLSNGPGDPKSLGYLADEIKRIAEHYPTLGICLGHQLLALAFGGNTMRLPYGHRGSNHPVQHVPSGKVSITSQNHGYVVDETSISESLWNILYNNVNDGSVEGLQHCSKPIMSVQFHPEAHPGPSDTYDVFEQFLNSVRNGGVTTYA, from the coding sequence ATGGAAGAGACAAAAGGCTACTTGATGCTAAGCACTGGAGATGTTCTGGAAGGTGTCTGGCTTGGAAAGACAACAGAATCAGATGGGGAATTGGTATTTAATACAGCGATGACAGGCTATCAAGAAGTAATGACAGATCCATCTTACGCTGGTCAGATTGTAACCATGACGTACCCGTTAATTGGGAATTACGGATTTAATGCACAAGATAAAGAAAGCCACAGTCCGTCTATTCATGGACTTATTATCTCTACACCGTGTGAGACACCATCTCACTATCAAGCAACGCAGACATTACAGGATATTGCCAATACGCATAACTTTCCAATCTTGGCGCAAGTGGATACACGCAAGCTAACAAAAATTATCCGTAAGCATGGGGATGTGTACGGAAAGATGACCCAAACACCAGGGAATATTCCGGCTCAAGCAAAAGTATCAGAGAAGATTGTGGAAAGTGTGTCTGTAAAAGATGCGCAGTTTTACCCGGCAAATGATTCACAGACAGCACATGTAGCAATTATTGATTATGGATATAAGCATTCTATCCGGGAAATGCTGCTGCAAAACGGCTGCAGTGTTACCGTCTTTCCGTTTGATGTGAAGCTGGAAACATTGCAGGAAGCAAGCATAGATGGCGTCTTGCTTTCAAATGGTCCTGGAGATCCGAAATCTTTAGGTTACCTGGCAGATGAAATTAAGCGGATAGCAGAGCATTATCCAACGTTAGGTATTTGTCTCGGACATCAGCTGCTGGCACTTGCATTTGGCGGCAATACGATGCGCCTTCCTTATGGCCATCGTGGAAGCAATCATCCTGTACAGCATGTACCGAGTGGGAAAGTTTCCATTACTTCTCAAAATCATGGATATGTAGTCGATGAAACGTCTATTTCTGAGTCGTTATGGAATATCCTTTATAACAACGTAAACGACGGGTCCGTAGAAGGTTTGCAGCATTGTTCCAAGCCGATTATGAGTGTCCAATTCCATCCGGAAGCACATCCCGGCCCGAGTGATACGTACGATGTATTTGAGCAATTCCTGAATTCGGTTCGGAACGGAGGAGTGACGACGTATGCCTAA
- the argH gene encoding argininosuccinate lyase, with the protein MKLWGGRFTKPTNELVDAYTSSIGFDQKLAKYDIQGSLAHVAMLGKCGIISQDDAGVIADGLKQVLNKIQAGEATLSEADEDIHMNVERLLIEHIGPVGGKLHTGRSRNDQVALDMRLYLREAIVDIVGLLGAVQTALTEQAKQHLDTILPGYTHLQRAQPVLFGHHLMAYAYMLQRDVERLQDSWKRVNKMPLGAGALAGTTFPIDRQFVAEQLHFDDITENSLDSVSDRDFVVEFLSVASLISMHLSRLSEELVQWSSAEFNFIELDDAFSTGSSMMPQKKNPDVAELVRGKSGRVFGHLMGMLTTLKGLPLAYNKDMQEDKEGLFDTVETLKGALGLFAPMIETMHVKQDNMYQAVRNDFSNATDLADYLVEKGMAFRESHAVVGQTVLFSIEQGKYLLDLKLEELQQFSDLIEEDIYQALAPETVVAARNIPGGTAKERVKEQVDNIEALLAANKNWTEEQASKLEG; encoded by the coding sequence ATGAAGCTGTGGGGAGGAAGATTTACGAAGCCGACCAATGAATTAGTAGACGCCTACACTTCCTCCATCGGCTTTGATCAGAAACTAGCAAAATATGATATTCAAGGCAGTTTGGCGCATGTAGCAATGCTTGGCAAATGCGGCATCATCTCACAAGATGATGCCGGTGTTATTGCTGATGGTTTGAAGCAAGTGCTGAACAAAATCCAAGCAGGAGAAGCGACACTCTCGGAAGCGGATGAAGATATCCATATGAATGTGGAGCGATTGCTGATTGAACATATCGGTCCGGTAGGCGGCAAATTGCATACTGGCCGAAGCCGTAATGATCAGGTGGCATTGGATATGCGTTTGTATTTGAGAGAAGCAATTGTCGACATAGTTGGCTTGCTTGGAGCTGTGCAAACAGCGCTGACAGAACAAGCGAAACAGCATTTGGATACAATCCTGCCTGGATATACACATCTGCAGCGTGCGCAGCCAGTGCTGTTTGGACATCATCTGATGGCATACGCTTATATGCTGCAGCGCGATGTAGAACGACTGCAGGATAGCTGGAAGCGTGTGAACAAAATGCCATTGGGAGCTGGAGCTTTAGCGGGCACAACATTCCCGATTGATCGGCAGTTTGTAGCTGAACAGCTGCATTTTGACGATATTACCGAGAACAGTCTGGACAGTGTGAGTGATCGTGATTTTGTCGTGGAATTCTTATCCGTTGCCAGCCTGATCAGTATGCATCTTTCCCGGCTTTCGGAGGAATTGGTGCAATGGTCTAGTGCGGAATTCAATTTCATAGAATTGGATGATGCCTTCTCAACTGGAAGCAGTATGATGCCGCAGAAGAAAAATCCTGATGTAGCAGAGCTGGTCCGAGGGAAATCAGGACGTGTTTTCGGTCATTTAATGGGGATGCTCACAACGTTGAAGGGATTGCCGCTTGCATATAACAAAGATATGCAGGAAGACAAAGAAGGCTTGTTTGATACGGTAGAGACACTGAAAGGTGCACTTGGGCTTTTCGCTCCAATGATTGAGACGATGCATGTGAAACAGGATAATATGTACCAAGCTGTCCGCAATGATTTTTCCAATGCGACGGATCTTGCTGATTATCTAGTAGAAAAAGGGATGGCTTTCCGAGAATCACATGCTGTTGTCGGGCAAACGGTTCTGTTCAGCATCGAACAAGGAAAGTACTTATTGGATTTGAAACTAGAAGAGCTGCAGCAGTTTTCTGATTTAATCGAAGAAGATATTTATCAGGCACTTGCCCCGGAAACGGTCGTAGCAGCCAGAAATATACCTGGAGGAACTGCGAAGGAACGGGTGAAGGAGCAGGTGGACAATATAGAAGCCTTGCTTGCAGCAAATAAAAATTGGACAGAAGAGCAGGCTTCCAAACTCGAAGGGTGA
- the queE gene encoding 7-carboxy-7-deazaguanine synthase QueE, producing MASKFPVLEVFGPTVQGEGMVVGQKTMFVRTAGCDYSCSWCDSSFTWDGSAKEDIRQLTAEQIWDELQETGGDRFRHVTISGGNPALLKNLGEFTKFLKQKDIRIALETQGSRYQPWFLEIDDLTISPKPPSSLMKTDFHRLDEIIDNLREAGRLYHVSLKVVIFDEADLRYATDVHKRYPDVDFYVQVGNDDTTTYDDAALKDALLSKYEWLIDQVSASNELNHVRVLPQLHTLVWGNKRGV from the coding sequence ATGGCAAGTAAATTTCCGGTTTTAGAAGTATTCGGTCCTACCGTACAAGGAGAAGGAATGGTTGTCGGACAAAAGACCATGTTTGTCCGCACAGCTGGCTGTGATTACAGCTGCAGCTGGTGTGATTCTTCCTTTACATGGGATGGTTCAGCGAAAGAAGATATTCGGCAGTTAACAGCCGAGCAAATTTGGGATGAGCTGCAGGAAACCGGCGGCGATCGTTTCCGTCATGTGACGATCTCTGGCGGTAACCCAGCGTTGTTAAAAAATCTTGGCGAGTTCACCAAGTTTCTAAAACAGAAGGATATTCGCATTGCTTTGGAAACACAAGGCAGCAGATATCAGCCTTGGTTCTTGGAGATTGATGATCTAACTATCTCTCCAAAGCCGCCAAGCTCCTTAATGAAAACAGACTTTCATCGTCTTGATGAAATAATTGACAATCTAAGAGAAGCAGGGCGTCTATATCATGTAAGCTTGAAGGTTGTCATTTTTGATGAAGCAGACTTGCGTTATGCGACAGATGTGCATAAACGATATCCAGATGTGGATTTTTATGTACAAGTCGGAAATGATGATACGACAACCTATGACGATGCTGCATTAAAGGATGCACTGCTATCGAAATATGAATGGCTGATTGATCAAGTATCAGCATCTAATGAACTGAATCATGTTCGTGTATTGCCGCAGCTTCATACACTTGTATGGGGTAATAAACGCGGTGTATAA
- the ddlA gene encoding D-alanine--D-alanine ligase produces MGKTKVGIVFGGKSAEHEVSLQSAKNIADAIDKDKYDVVLIGIDKEGKWQLNDKADYLLNAQDPKHIELKPSEQGIAVVPGLKEKQLVSPSQGAVLDQVDVIFSILHGTLGEDGSMQGMLRIANLPYVGPNVLSSAVCMDKDIAKRLLKEAGIRVANGFTFKKRQLASIRYEEVAETLGSTVFIKPANQGSSVGVSKAKTEEEFYKGLEEAFRYDTKVLVEEAIVGREIEVAVLGNEEPMASLPGEILPQTEFYSYESKYIDESGAELAIPAPLSEDVTEQARKLAVEVFQTLDVEGLARVDFFLTEEGEFVVNEVNTLPGFTKISMYPKLWDITGISYPDLIDRLIQLAMERHKRDNELSSAAFEQL; encoded by the coding sequence ATGGGGAAAACAAAAGTAGGTATCGTCTTTGGCGGTAAATCCGCAGAACACGAAGTATCCTTACAATCCGCAAAAAATATTGCTGATGCAATCGATAAAGATAAATATGATGTCGTTTTAATTGGAATTGATAAAGAAGGTAAATGGCAGCTAAATGATAAGGCAGATTATTTGCTGAATGCGCAAGATCCAAAGCACATCGAATTAAAGCCTTCCGAACAAGGCATTGCTGTTGTACCAGGGCTTAAAGAGAAGCAGCTTGTCAGCCCGAGCCAAGGTGCGGTGCTGGATCAAGTGGATGTGATTTTCAGTATCCTGCATGGCACACTCGGTGAAGACGGCAGCATGCAAGGGATGCTGCGGATAGCGAACCTTCCATATGTAGGTCCAAATGTCCTAAGTTCGGCCGTTTGTATGGATAAAGATATAGCGAAACGTCTATTAAAAGAAGCAGGAATACGTGTTGCAAATGGCTTTACCTTCAAGAAGCGCCAGTTAGCATCTATCCGCTATGAAGAAGTAGCCGAAACACTAGGCAGCACAGTCTTCATTAAACCTGCCAATCAAGGTTCTTCTGTCGGCGTAAGCAAAGCAAAAACAGAAGAAGAGTTCTATAAAGGCCTGGAAGAAGCCTTCCGCTATGACACGAAAGTGCTCGTGGAGGAAGCGATTGTTGGTCGTGAAATTGAAGTCGCAGTATTAGGCAATGAAGAACCAATGGCTTCTCTGCCAGGCGAGATCCTTCCGCAAACAGAGTTTTATTCGTACGAATCCAAATACATTGATGAATCAGGCGCCGAATTGGCAATCCCGGCACCTCTTTCCGAGGACGTTACCGAACAAGCAAGAAAACTAGCAGTCGAAGTGTTCCAAACACTAGATGTTGAAGGACTTGCACGTGTTGACTTCTTCCTGACAGAAGAAGGCGAATTCGTCGTAAACGAAGTAAACACACTGCCAGGCTTCACGAAAATCAGTATGTATCCAAAACTCTGGGATATCACAGGAATCTCCTACCCAGACCTTATCGACCGCCTCATTCAGCTTGCTATGGAGCGTCATAAACGCGACAACGAGTTAAGTAGCGCAGCGTTTGAGCAACTTTGA
- a CDS encoding DUF4385 domain-containing protein produces MGYYDHFDESIDYRQQPEKYRVGRGEQGVLMVEPYKSELLPHWRFKTPEIAEESCHKLSEMFEEYRKQDDFVGMDMARKYIQMGYTRARRYANYKGGKKYKDKDKKEINERQIDKEKAASAQIFKRKWDAIREDEDYLSRKKAHQKQYG; encoded by the coding sequence ATGGGCTATTACGATCATTTTGATGAATCCATTGATTATCGTCAGCAACCTGAGAAGTATCGCGTAGGACGCGGCGAGCAAGGTGTGCTGATGGTGGAACCATATAAAAGTGAGCTCCTTCCCCATTGGCGCTTCAAGACACCAGAAATTGCAGAGGAATCGTGCCACAAGCTATCCGAGATGTTTGAAGAATACCGAAAGCAAGATGATTTTGTCGGAATGGACATGGCACGCAAATATATCCAAATGGGCTATACGAGAGCCAGACGGTATGCCAATTATAAAGGCGGCAAAAAATATAAGGATAAAGATAAGAAAGAAATAAACGAGCGCCAAATTGATAAAGAGAAAGCTGCTTCGGCACAAATATTCAAGCGCAAGTGGGATGCAATTAGAGAAGATGAAGATTATCTTTCTCGAAAAAAGGCGCATCAGAAACAATACGGATAG
- a CDS encoding MBL fold metallo-hydrolase, whose product MNPLHTAELAEKVKAKETVHLLDIRQEADVQDWAVDAENIIRYNIPFAEIKANPTKTRNILPDNDPVYVMCYKGKSAQTAVSLLEAAGMDKVVHVVGGMQAWGETMSPRKIGDLTYGGAIYQFMRIGKGCLSYMIVSNGEAAVVDPARFTEVYTSFANDNGWQIKHVLDTHLHADHLSGGRKLAEETGATYWFPADDGKEAAFAFSPLKDGISIPFGQQEEGVRCVASPGHTEGSVSFVVDDTFLLSGDILFTESIGRPDLAGQAEQWVQDLHTTLYEKYPMLSLDLIVLPSHFSELSEIGSDGTVQARMEDLYRKNPRLQMQDAGAFTASVLGSIPDEQPNSYQLIRESNQGKETIADAEEAIVESGPNRCAVNS is encoded by the coding sequence ATGAATCCATTGCACACAGCAGAATTGGCAGAGAAAGTGAAAGCGAAGGAAACCGTCCATCTGCTGGATATTAGACAGGAAGCGGATGTCCAGGATTGGGCAGTCGATGCTGAAAATATTATCCGCTACAATATTCCTTTCGCTGAGATCAAGGCAAATCCGACGAAAACCCGGAACATATTGCCCGATAATGATCCTGTTTATGTCATGTGCTACAAAGGCAAGTCCGCACAAACAGCCGTCTCCCTTCTAGAGGCTGCAGGAATGGATAAGGTCGTGCATGTCGTTGGCGGTATGCAAGCTTGGGGAGAAACAATGAGTCCGCGAAAAATTGGCGACCTTACTTACGGGGGAGCAATTTATCAATTCATGCGCATCGGCAAAGGCTGCCTGTCTTACATGATTGTCTCGAATGGGGAAGCAGCTGTCGTTGACCCAGCTAGATTCACAGAAGTTTACACTTCTTTTGCGAACGATAATGGCTGGCAAATCAAACATGTGTTAGATACCCACTTGCATGCCGATCATCTGTCCGGCGGCAGGAAATTGGCAGAGGAAACAGGCGCAACCTATTGGTTCCCTGCTGACGATGGCAAAGAAGCAGCGTTTGCGTTCTCTCCGCTCAAGGACGGTATAAGCATTCCATTTGGTCAGCAAGAAGAAGGCGTGCGCTGCGTTGCCTCACCTGGTCACACAGAAGGAAGCGTTAGTTTTGTTGTGGATGATACGTTCTTGCTGTCTGGCGATATTTTGTTTACGGAATCGATCGGTCGCCCCGACTTAGCCGGCCAAGCCGAACAGTGGGTGCAAGATCTGCACACTACTTTATATGAAAAGTATCCCATGTTGTCGCTGGATTTAATTGTCCTGCCTTCCCATTTTTCCGAGCTGTCGGAAATCGGCTCTGATGGAACTGTTCAAGCAAGAATGGAAGATTTGTATCGAAAAAATCCACGGCTCCAGATGCAAGATGCAGGTGCGTTCACTGCTTCTGTTCTCGGCAGCATCCCTGACGAGCAGCCGAATAGCTATCAGTTGATCAGAGAATCCAATCAAGGAAAAGAAACGATTGCAGACGCTGAGGAAGCTATTGTAGAATCCGGTCCAAATCGTTGCGCTGTTAACAGCTAA
- a CDS encoding argininosuccinate synthase, with protein MAKDKIVLAYSGGLDTSVAIKWLQDKYNYDVIAVGLDVGEGKDLDFVQEKALQVGAIKSYTVDAKAAYAEEYVLPALKANLLYEGKYPLVSALSRPLIAKVLVDIAKEEGAVAVAHGCTGKGNDQVRFDVSFTALDPDLKIVAPVREWAMSRDEEIEYAQQHNIPVPVGKESPYSVDQNLWGRSNECGILEDPWEQPPSDAFGLTVDPEEAPDEAQIVTISFEKGKPVAIDGEAYPLDELILTLNTIAGKHGVGRIDHVENRLVGIKSREIYECPAAVTLIAAHQELEALTMTREISQFKPVVEQKLAQTIYDGLWYSPLTKALQAFIEETQQTVSGNVKVKLYKGHALVVGRESAESLYSFDLATYKPEDKFDHDAALGFIQLWGLPTKVQAEVARQQTAAPEASALLKIDKKEAVKQ; from the coding sequence ATGGCAAAAGATAAAATCGTACTCGCATATTCTGGTGGTTTAGATACTTCTGTAGCAATCAAATGGTTACAGGATAAATATAATTATGATGTTATCGCAGTTGGCTTGGACGTCGGTGAAGGCAAGGATTTGGATTTCGTTCAGGAAAAAGCACTGCAAGTTGGAGCAATCAAATCTTATACAGTAGATGCAAAAGCTGCTTATGCAGAAGAATACGTGCTTCCAGCATTGAAAGCGAACTTGCTTTATGAAGGCAAATATCCGCTTGTTTCCGCGCTTAGCCGTCCATTAATCGCAAAAGTACTTGTCGATATTGCGAAAGAAGAAGGTGCTGTTGCTGTAGCGCATGGCTGTACAGGAAAAGGAAACGACCAAGTGCGTTTTGATGTCAGTTTTACAGCACTAGACCCGGACTTGAAAATTGTTGCTCCTGTTCGTGAATGGGCAATGAGCCGTGATGAAGAAATTGAATATGCACAGCAGCATAATATTCCGGTTCCTGTAGGTAAAGAGAGTCCATACAGTGTTGATCAAAACCTTTGGGGCCGTTCGAATGAGTGCGGTATTCTTGAAGATCCGTGGGAACAGCCGCCAAGTGATGCTTTCGGATTGACTGTTGATCCAGAGGAGGCGCCAGATGAAGCGCAAATCGTAACAATCAGCTTTGAAAAAGGAAAACCGGTCGCAATTGATGGAGAGGCATATCCATTGGATGAACTTATTCTGACACTAAATACTATTGCCGGAAAACACGGCGTGGGCCGTATTGATCATGTGGAAAATAGATTAGTAGGTATCAAGTCGCGTGAAATTTACGAATGCCCAGCTGCTGTCACATTAATTGCTGCTCATCAGGAGCTTGAGGCGTTAACAATGACGCGTGAAATTTCCCAATTCAAACCGGTTGTCGAACAAAAGCTGGCACAGACAATCTATGACGGTTTATGGTATTCACCACTTACAAAAGCATTGCAGGCGTTCATTGAAGAGACGCAGCAGACAGTTTCCGGGAATGTGAAAGTGAAGCTGTACAAAGGACATGCGTTGGTAGTTGGTCGTGAATCTGCTGAATCGCTATACAGCTTCGACTTGGCAACATACAAACCAGAAGATAAGTTCGATCATGATGCAGCGCTTGGATTCATTCAGCTTTGGGGCCTTCCGACAAAAGTGCAAGCAGAAGTAGCCCGTCAGCAGACGGCTGCACCAGAAGCATCTGCATTATTGAAAATTGATAAAAAAGAAGCTGTGAAACAATGA
- a CDS encoding metal-dependent hydrolase, whose translation MKGITHLLIGAGAGFASATALDADGAVTVTMTCTAAVAALVPDLDTGGLLSNRITFSHKAIRNITIFIGLLLILYSMWNLYGQDRYIGLAIGAGIMVLSRVINKKFMLLITGIAVCLTGLYAGHTWIVMSGCYISVASFLSHRTYTHSLLGLLYFYIMMTFFEQETALFGTQLAGTAGYASHLLADSRIFPVNKRGVKLLLPIIKKEF comes from the coding sequence ATGAAAGGAATTACACATTTATTAATAGGTGCTGGCGCCGGTTTCGCCAGTGCTACCGCTTTGGATGCTGATGGTGCTGTCACCGTCACGATGACTTGTACGGCAGCAGTTGCCGCATTGGTACCTGATTTAGACACAGGCGGACTTCTCTCAAACCGCATCACATTTTCCCATAAAGCGATTCGCAATATTACTATTTTTATTGGATTATTGCTCATTTTATATAGTATGTGGAATCTTTACGGTCAGGATCGCTATATCGGTTTGGCGATTGGAGCAGGAATTATGGTTCTTTCCCGCGTAATAAATAAGAAGTTCATGCTTCTGATTACCGGCATTGCCGTATGCTTAACCGGGCTGTATGCAGGGCATACTTGGATAGTGATGAGCGGGTGTTATATTAGCGTTGCATCTTTTCTTTCCCACCGAACTTACACACATTCCTTATTGGGACTGCTCTATTTCTACATAATGATGACATTCTTTGAACAAGAGACAGCCCTTTTCGGAACACAGCTTGCTGGTACAGCTGGTTATGCAAGCCATTTGCTGGCGGACAGCCGTATATTCCCGGTAAATAAGCGAGGAGTAAAACTGCTCCTTCCTATAATAAAAAAAGAATTTTAA
- a CDS encoding pyridoxal phosphate-dependent aminotransferase: protein MDFPISDALKRLPEQFFASLVHKVSLLEQEGHDIIKLGQGNPDLPTPQHIVDKLKEASDNPAYHKYSPFRGFDFLKQAVCDFYAREYNVELDPETEVAIMFGSKTGLVEISQCLLNPGDLALLPDPGYPDYMSGIELAQARTTLLPLHAENDFLPDYNTIAHKDLEEAKLLFLNYPNNPTAATADQAFFDKTVELAKEHQICVLHDFAYGALGFDGQKPQSFLQSEGSKEVGIEMYTLSKTYNMAGWRIAFAVGNASVIESINLIQDHVYVSLFGAMQEAAAYALTSDQTCVEELLHTYESRRDAFLGHLRTIGWEVPEPKGTFFVWLPVPKGYTSEAFADLLLEEAHVAVAPGNGFGAYGEGYVRAGLLDSEERLIEAAKRIEKLGIFSKA from the coding sequence ATGGATTTTCCAATTTCGGATGCATTAAAACGACTGCCAGAACAATTTTTTGCCAGCTTGGTGCATAAAGTAAGTCTGCTGGAGCAGGAAGGGCACGATATCATTAAACTGGGACAGGGGAATCCTGATTTGCCGACACCACAGCATATTGTGGACAAGTTAAAAGAAGCTTCTGATAATCCGGCTTATCATAAATATTCGCCATTCCGAGGCTTTGATTTTCTTAAACAAGCTGTCTGTGATTTTTATGCGCGCGAGTATAATGTGGAATTGGATCCTGAGACGGAAGTGGCCATTATGTTCGGATCGAAGACAGGTTTAGTGGAAATCAGCCAATGTCTATTGAATCCAGGAGATTTGGCGTTGCTTCCAGATCCGGGATACCCGGATTATATGTCTGGCATTGAGCTGGCACAAGCGAGAACAACGCTGCTGCCTTTACATGCTGAAAATGATTTCTTGCCAGATTATAATACGATTGCTCACAAGGATTTAGAAGAGGCAAAGCTGCTGTTTCTTAACTATCCGAACAACCCGACTGCAGCAACTGCAGATCAGGCATTTTTCGATAAGACAGTAGAGCTGGCAAAGGAACATCAAATATGTGTACTGCATGACTTTGCATATGGGGCGCTTGGATTTGATGGGCAGAAGCCGCAAAGCTTTTTGCAATCTGAAGGCAGCAAGGAAGTCGGCATTGAGATGTACACGTTGTCGAAAACGTATAATATGGCAGGCTGGCGTATCGCCTTTGCTGTTGGTAATGCATCTGTTATTGAAAGTATTAATCTGATTCAAGATCACGTTTATGTGAGTTTGTTTGGTGCGATGCAGGAAGCGGCTGCTTATGCGCTGACATCGGATCAGACTTGTGTAGAGGAGCTTCTTCATACATATGAATCGAGAAGGGATGCTTTCCTTGGCCATCTTCGTACGATCGGCTGGGAGGTGCCAGAACCAAAAGGAACATTCTTTGTGTGGCTGCCCGTTCCAAAGGGATATACTTCTGAAGCATTTGCTGACCTATTGCTAGAAGAAGCGCATGTGGCAGTAGCACCTGGAAACGGATTTGGTGCGTACGGGGAAGGATATGTACGTGCGGGACTGCTGGATTCGGAAGAAAGATTAATAGAAGCTGCAAAGCGGATTGAGAAGCTTGGCATTTTCTCAAAAGCATAA
- the queD gene encoding 6-carboxytetrahydropterin synthase QueD produces the protein MIQQIYPQVPHDFSYELNKDLHFAAAHSIQHPDAGKCQQVHGHTYFANITIAGDELDDSGFLFNFSTIKSLIHKKFDHTYLNDHTDVLKENDFPTTEVMARKIYELIQNELDQLPHQPKCLQVFLRETPTSYCIYRPKRGIEDGK, from the coding sequence ATGATTCAGCAAATCTACCCGCAAGTACCGCATGACTTTAGTTATGAATTGAATAAAGATTTGCATTTTGCTGCTGCGCATAGCATTCAGCATCCTGATGCTGGCAAGTGCCAGCAGGTTCACGGGCATACGTATTTTGCCAATATCACAATTGCTGGAGATGAATTGGATGACAGCGGATTTTTATTCAATTTCTCTACCATCAAATCACTAATTCATAAAAAATTCGATCACACGTATTTGAACGACCATACTGATGTATTGAAAGAAAACGATTTTCCAACAACCGAAGTAATGGCTCGGAAAATCTATGAATTGATTCAAAACGAGCTGGACCAGCTGCCTCATCAGCCGAAGTGCTTGCAAGTTTTCTTGCGCGAGACACCTACTAGCTACTGCATATATCGACCAAAGCGAGGAATAGAAGATGGCAAGTAA
- the queC gene encoding 7-cyano-7-deazaguanine synthase QueC: MKKEKAIVVFSGGQDSTTCLFWAMQQYEEVEAVTFNYNQRHSLEIEVAEQIAKEQGIKHHVLDMSLLNQLAPNALTRDDIEIEEQEGELPSTFVPGRNLVFLSFAAILAHQVGAKHLVTGVCETDFSGYPDCRDIFVKSLNVSLNLSMDKDFVIHTPLMWLDKAETWELADQLGQLEYVKEKTLTCYNGVIAAGCGECPACKLRQNGLDQYESKKAAQV, translated from the coding sequence ATGAAGAAAGAGAAAGCGATTGTCGTATTCAGCGGCGGTCAAGATAGCACAACTTGTCTGTTTTGGGCGATGCAGCAATACGAAGAAGTGGAAGCAGTTACGTTCAATTACAACCAGCGCCACAGCTTGGAAATCGAAGTGGCTGAACAAATAGCCAAGGAACAAGGAATCAAACATCATGTGTTGGACATGTCCTTGCTTAACCAGCTGGCACCAAATGCATTGACGAGAGATGATATTGAAATTGAGGAACAGGAAGGAGAGCTTCCTTCTACGTTCGTACCTGGACGTAATCTTGTGTTCTTGTCTTTCGCTGCCATTCTAGCGCATCAAGTTGGTGCCAAGCATCTTGTAACAGGTGTATGTGAAACAGACTTCAGCGGCTATCCGGACTGCCGCGATATCTTCGTGAAATCGTTGAATGTTTCTCTCAATCTATCAATGGATAAAGATTTCGTTATTCATACACCGCTCATGTGGCTGGATAAAGCCGAAACGTGGGAATTGGCAGACCAGCTCGGTCAATTAGAGTATGTGAAGGAAAAAACACTCACTTGCTATAACGGTGTTATTGCGGCAGGCTGCGGCGAGTGCCCTGCATGTAAGCTGCGTCAAAACGGATTAGATCAGTACGAATCGAAAAAGGCGGCACAAGTATGA